From the Ruania alkalisoli genome, one window contains:
- a CDS encoding FtsX-like permease family protein, which yields MNIRSSVYLRYVANDLRANKTVTTALLLVVTLSAFLMGTGALVMERTLGSVDQLFDEAKPPHFLQMHSGQYDLTALEEFAAGQPGIESWFIEDMLGFDGAAIGWERPSTGESGDFADSLIDNLFVTQNTEFDHLVEESGAIPRPAPGEIYVPVGYQQRYELRVGDELVVGTDAGTEHYVVQGFVRDGQMASSLSPAIRFLISEPDFAALRQAGGGASEIIVEYRMTDLALVGELQRAYDADAAVPKNGPTVTYALARVFNAFSDGLAAMALMLVSLLLIAIALLSVRFVIRGTLEDEVREIGTMKAIGLPSHEISRLYLLRYGAMTVIGCLIGAGAAIAAAHLLTRSVQVNFAPAGFGALSAPVLLAAVGLVAGIVLLTCWRVLRSVKKVEVVNALVHGSLLGERQSARRAKRQARRLHRTSVAGRFGTLNSRLAVADLRAESRQWLLIPVVYFLATVLITLPMSLLNTFQDPGFVTHMGSPEADVRADVQFADDVDAAGAEILAAMTEDHRLTDVQAHANVLYETTGVDGPETLRIAVGDHSAGSAEFLDGRSPGEQEIALSALNADKLGVATGDELTVRNQDDELTLTVSGIYQDITSGGYTAKMPGRVTAGAASYVIFANTTDETDPEAVASEYNATFPDATMWPMQEYLDQLLSSLTDAFRSAAVLSLIFGVAVALLITCLFLRWRLSRDRPVMGALSAIGFSLRELAGQVQGKTVVTASAGIGLGAVFAATAGEWFVGSLIATLPFGLVSLTLLPNPWIAYLAYPLLLLATAYVGAVLLSHSLRRANTSDWLRG from the coding sequence GTGAACATCCGATCGTCGGTCTACCTGCGGTACGTCGCCAACGACCTGCGCGCGAACAAGACTGTCACCACCGCACTGCTGCTGGTGGTGACCCTCAGTGCATTCCTGATGGGCACCGGCGCGCTGGTGATGGAGCGGACTCTCGGGTCGGTGGATCAGCTGTTCGACGAGGCAAAGCCCCCACATTTCCTGCAGATGCACTCGGGGCAATACGACCTGACGGCGCTCGAGGAGTTCGCCGCCGGGCAACCCGGCATCGAGAGCTGGTTCATCGAGGACATGCTCGGCTTCGACGGCGCCGCGATCGGCTGGGAACGACCGTCCACCGGGGAGTCAGGAGACTTCGCGGACAGCCTGATCGACAACCTCTTCGTCACCCAGAACACCGAGTTCGACCACCTCGTGGAGGAGTCCGGTGCGATCCCGCGGCCGGCGCCCGGGGAGATCTATGTTCCGGTCGGGTACCAGCAGCGGTATGAGCTGCGGGTGGGGGACGAGCTCGTCGTCGGCACCGACGCGGGGACGGAACACTACGTGGTTCAGGGCTTCGTCCGCGACGGACAGATGGCCTCCTCGTTGTCCCCGGCGATCCGGTTCCTGATCTCGGAGCCCGACTTCGCGGCGCTGCGGCAGGCCGGAGGGGGTGCGTCGGAGATCATCGTGGAGTACCGGATGACCGACCTCGCGCTGGTCGGCGAGCTGCAACGCGCCTATGACGCGGACGCGGCAGTGCCGAAGAACGGGCCGACCGTCACCTACGCGCTGGCCCGGGTGTTCAACGCCTTCAGCGATGGCCTCGCGGCGATGGCGTTGATGCTGGTCAGCCTGCTCCTGATCGCGATCGCGCTGCTGAGCGTGCGGTTCGTGATCCGCGGCACCCTGGAGGACGAGGTCCGCGAGATCGGGACGATGAAGGCGATCGGCCTTCCATCCCACGAGATCTCTCGGCTCTACCTGCTGCGATACGGCGCGATGACGGTGATCGGGTGCCTGATCGGTGCAGGCGCAGCCATCGCTGCTGCTCACCTGCTCACCCGCAGTGTCCAGGTGAACTTCGCACCCGCCGGATTCGGAGCGCTGTCCGCTCCCGTGCTGCTCGCGGCCGTGGGGCTCGTCGCCGGGATCGTGCTGCTCACCTGCTGGAGGGTGCTGCGGTCGGTGAAGAAGGTGGAGGTGGTCAACGCCCTGGTGCACGGCAGCCTCCTCGGTGAGCGCCAGTCCGCCAGGCGGGCCAAGCGACAAGCTCGGCGGCTGCATCGCACCAGCGTTGCCGGGCGTTTCGGCACCCTCAACAGCCGGCTCGCGGTGGCTGACCTGCGCGCCGAGAGCCGGCAGTGGCTGCTGATCCCCGTGGTGTACTTCCTGGCGACCGTGCTGATCACGTTACCGATGAGCCTGCTGAACACATTCCAGGATCCTGGCTTCGTCACCCATATGGGATCGCCGGAGGCCGACGTGCGGGCAGACGTGCAGTTCGCCGACGACGTCGACGCCGCGGGCGCCGAAATTCTGGCGGCCATGACGGAGGACCACCGGCTCACCGACGTGCAGGCCCATGCCAACGTGCTGTACGAGACGACGGGCGTGGACGGTCCCGAGACCCTGCGGATCGCGGTGGGGGACCACAGCGCCGGCAGCGCGGAGTTCCTCGACGGCCGCTCCCCAGGAGAGCAGGAGATCGCGTTGTCGGCGCTGAATGCGGACAAGCTCGGTGTAGCGACGGGCGACGAGCTCACAGTGCGCAACCAGGACGACGAGCTGACCCTGACCGTGAGCGGGATCTACCAGGACATCACCAGCGGCGGGTACACCGCCAAGATGCCAGGGCGGGTGACCGCCGGCGCTGCCAGCTACGTGATCTTCGCCAACACCACAGACGAGACGGACCCGGAGGCCGTCGCATCGGAGTACAACGCGACGTTCCCCGACGCCACGATGTGGCCGATGCAGGAGTACCTCGACCAGCTGCTGTCCTCCCTGACCGACGCATTCCGCAGCGCGGCCGTGCTGTCGTTGATCTTCGGGGTGGCGGTGGCACTGCTGATCACCTGCCTCTTCCTGCGATGGCGGCTGAGCCGGGATCGGCCGGTGATGGGAGCACTCTCCGCGATCGGGTTCTCGCTACGGGAGCTCGCAGGCCAGGTGCAGGGCAAGACCGTGGTGACGGCCTCGGCCGGGATCGGCCTGGGCGCGGTGTTCGCGGCCACGGCCGGAGAGTGGTTCGTCGGGTCGTTGATCGCCACACTGCCGTTCGGGCTGGTCAGCCTGACGCTCCTGCCCAACCCGTGGATCGCCTACCTCGCCTATCCGCTGCTGCTGCTCGCAACCGCCTACGTCGGTGCCGTCCTGCTCAGCCACTCGCTGCGCCGGGCCAACACCAGCGACTGGCTCCGCGGCTGA
- a CDS encoding sugar phosphate isomerase/epimerase family protein, with the protein MFGLGTYAFFWQLSDRNPRPMTLPEAFQATRDLGIGLHQICDYAPLEQMDDAELADAAAAAQDLDLVIELGTKGIDPGHLARFLEIAAVFDSTLIRSMIYGPDSRPTLEQALQWLTETMPAFEAAGVTLALETYEQLPTTDLISLVEQVGSENLGICLDPGNVVARLENPQTCVEQVADLTRAVHVKDYAFARQPGWVGFTYSGAPMGEGLHDYPHLLRTVRPRERGINEVVEHWLPWQGDPETTLRTEREWTRTAVDYLRSTT; encoded by the coding sequence ATGTTCGGACTCGGCACTTACGCCTTCTTCTGGCAGCTCTCCGACCGCAACCCGCGGCCGATGACGCTGCCGGAGGCCTTCCAGGCCACCCGCGACCTCGGCATCGGCCTGCACCAGATCTGCGACTACGCGCCGCTGGAGCAGATGGATGACGCCGAACTCGCCGATGCCGCCGCCGCAGCACAAGACCTGGACCTGGTGATCGAGCTCGGCACCAAGGGCATCGACCCCGGCCACCTGGCCCGCTTCCTGGAGATTGCCGCCGTCTTCGACAGCACGCTGATCCGGAGCATGATCTACGGACCGGACTCCCGCCCCACCCTTGAGCAAGCCCTCCAGTGGCTGACCGAGACGATGCCCGCCTTCGAGGCAGCCGGCGTCACCCTCGCCCTGGAAACCTACGAGCAGCTGCCCACCACCGACCTCATCTCCCTGGTCGAGCAGGTCGGCAGCGAGAACCTCGGCATCTGCCTCGACCCGGGCAACGTCGTCGCCCGGTTGGAGAACCCGCAAACCTGCGTGGAGCAGGTCGCCGATCTCACCCGTGCCGTGCACGTGAAGGACTACGCCTTCGCGCGCCAGCCCGGCTGGGTCGGCTTCACCTACAGCGGCGCCCCGATGGGCGAGGGCCTGCACGACTACCCGCACCTACTGCGCACCGTCCGCCCGCGCGAACGCGGGATCAACGAAGTCGTCGAGCACTGGCTGCCCTGGCAGGGCGACCCCGAGACCACCCTCCGCACGGAACGGGAATGGACCCGTACCGCCGTCGACTATCTGAGGAGCACCACATGA
- a CDS encoding helix-turn-helix domain-containing protein — MELTLKEAAARLGVTPRQAQRLARSGRLQIVGHRGPVALVDDTGLARAASARAGRLWSPVTAWAAIDSLQSGHTGRLAGSALSRLRHRLRAISAEELVRLCAGRASLWRGNLTRRSSDQLRAEIYPSGQSLLADPQVAALLGLSGGPAGRTEGYVNAGEWKRTQARFGLEADAEGVVLLRISTESPAAGLVSTAVDLVETGTVRERSAALALLEGRLSQ; from the coding sequence ATGGAACTGACGTTGAAGGAGGCTGCCGCTCGGCTCGGGGTGACGCCGCGGCAGGCGCAGCGTCTGGCACGATCCGGTCGGTTGCAGATCGTGGGGCACCGGGGTCCAGTAGCGCTGGTGGACGATACAGGGCTGGCGCGAGCCGCTTCGGCGCGTGCGGGGCGGCTCTGGTCGCCGGTCACTGCGTGGGCCGCGATCGACTCACTCCAGTCCGGTCATACGGGCCGACTGGCAGGCTCGGCCCTGTCACGTCTGCGGCACCGGTTGCGGGCGATCAGCGCTGAAGAGCTGGTGCGGTTGTGCGCGGGACGGGCATCGTTGTGGCGGGGAAACCTGACTCGTCGCTCCTCCGACCAGCTTCGTGCCGAGATCTACCCATCGGGCCAATCGCTGCTGGCTGATCCGCAGGTGGCTGCGCTGCTTGGCCTGAGCGGTGGGCCAGCTGGACGTACCGAGGGCTACGTGAACGCAGGGGAGTGGAAACGCACGCAGGCGAGGTTCGGCCTGGAGGCCGACGCCGAAGGAGTTGTGTTGCTACGAATCAGCACTGAGTCACCCGCTGCCGGGTTGGTGAGTACAGCCGTTGACCTGGTCGAGACCGGCACCGTACGTGAACGCAGCGCGGCCCTGGCTCTGCTGGAGGGTCGGTTGTCACAGTGA
- a CDS encoding ABC transporter ATP-binding protein, which translates to MTDRQTTLECRAVTKTYVSTDPPAEVLRGIDLTVREGEFIAVMGASGSGKSTLLYSISGMDRPSGGQVLLEGSELTGLSDGEMSRLRLTRMGFVFQQAHFLGNLTLRDNVLLPALKAAPRDKPGAIARVEALLERFGIAHVAGHGITQVSGGQLQRASLCRALASEPAIVFADEPTGALNSRMSAEVMDALTQVHRDGSTLVMVTHDPSCAARADRVVYLRDGLLVDSAELGTWTADAAGEREDRLIGWLRQQGF; encoded by the coding sequence ATGACCGATCGCCAGACGACACTGGAATGTCGCGCCGTGACCAAGACCTACGTCTCCACCGACCCGCCGGCTGAGGTGCTGCGCGGCATCGACCTGACGGTCCGCGAGGGGGAGTTCATCGCAGTGATGGGCGCTTCCGGATCCGGGAAGTCCACCCTGCTCTACAGCATCAGTGGGATGGACCGGCCCAGCGGCGGCCAGGTGCTGCTGGAAGGCAGCGAGCTGACCGGACTCTCCGACGGCGAGATGAGTAGGTTACGTCTGACCCGGATGGGATTCGTCTTCCAACAGGCGCACTTCCTCGGGAACCTCACACTGCGTGACAACGTGCTGCTGCCGGCGTTGAAGGCCGCACCGAGGGACAAACCGGGCGCGATCGCACGAGTGGAAGCGTTGCTGGAGCGGTTCGGGATCGCGCATGTCGCCGGCCACGGCATCACCCAGGTATCGGGTGGCCAGCTGCAACGGGCATCCCTGTGCCGGGCGCTGGCCAGTGAACCCGCGATCGTGTTCGCCGATGAGCCCACAGGTGCACTCAACAGCAGGATGTCGGCCGAGGTCATGGACGCCCTCACGCAGGTGCATCGGGATGGGTCGACATTGGTGATGGTCACTCACGATCCGTCCTGCGCGGCTCGAGCCGACCGGGTGGTCTACCTGCGGGACGGTCTGCTGGTCGACTCCGCGGAGCTGGGGACCTGGACGGCGGACGCGGCGGGTGAGCGGGAGGACCGGTTGATCGGGTGGTTGCGCCAGCAGGGCTTCTGA
- a CDS encoding NAD-dependent epimerase/dehydratase family protein, whose product MIVGVTGSSGKLGSATMTHLREHGHHVIGFDRHGSVGFDFTQVDLGDYGQILDALLGVTARHGGLDALVHLAAIPVNGIVPDAATFDANVSATFHTLFAAHRAGIRNVVFASSITAMGFPFEQAPPSLPVDETFTRAHNTYGLGKVAEEAIAAQLTGWTDGASLTALRFTNVVAPDEYATFERAGDPAYRRDLLGSWIDSRDGALAVRLALEAPAPGFRVYNVAHPESGNSSPSAEVAERWFPGTPVAGDLGEHESLMSTRKIQRELGFAAQHNWR is encoded by the coding sequence ATGATCGTCGGAGTCACCGGCAGCTCGGGCAAGCTCGGCAGCGCCACCATGACCCACCTGCGCGAGCACGGACACCACGTCATCGGCTTCGACCGGCACGGCTCTGTCGGCTTCGACTTCACCCAGGTCGACCTCGGCGATTACGGCCAGATCCTCGACGCCCTGCTCGGCGTCACCGCACGCCACGGCGGGCTCGACGCACTCGTCCACCTCGCCGCCATCCCGGTCAACGGCATCGTGCCCGACGCCGCCACCTTCGACGCCAACGTCAGCGCCACCTTCCACACCCTCTTCGCCGCGCACCGCGCCGGCATCCGCAACGTCGTCTTCGCCTCCAGCATCACCGCCATGGGATTCCCCTTCGAGCAGGCCCCACCGTCCCTCCCAGTGGACGAGACCTTCACCCGCGCGCACAACACCTACGGGCTCGGCAAGGTGGCCGAAGAAGCGATCGCCGCCCAGCTCACCGGCTGGACCGACGGCGCCTCACTCACCGCCCTGCGCTTCACCAACGTGGTCGCACCCGATGAGTACGCCACCTTCGAACGCGCCGGCGACCCCGCCTACCGGCGCGACCTGCTCGGCTCCTGGATCGACTCCCGCGACGGCGCCCTCGCCGTCCGCCTCGCCCTCGAAGCGCCCGCCCCGGGCTTCCGCGTCTACAACGTCGCCCACCCTGAATCCGGCAACAGCAGCCCCTCGGCCGAGGTGGCCGAGCGCTGGTTCCCCGGCACCCCCGTGGCCGGCGACCTCGGCGAGCACGAGTCCTTGATGTCCACCCGCAAGATCCAGCGCGAGCTCGGCTTCGCCGCCCAGCACAACTGGCGCTGA
- a CDS encoding phage holin family protein encodes MSFLIKVLINGVALWLTALWISGVDFRTDGTALNTVIVVAVVSLLFTLVNAIVKPLVQLVSILFYILTLGLFFLVVNALMLLLTSWITGFTDYGLEVDGFWTAVLAGLIITVISVILTVILPDGKKKDRDRR; translated from the coding sequence ATGAGCTTCCTCATCAAGGTCCTCATCAACGGCGTCGCGCTCTGGCTCACCGCCCTGTGGATCTCGGGCGTCGACTTCCGCACCGACGGCACCGCACTGAACACGGTGATCGTGGTCGCCGTCGTCTCACTGCTCTTCACGCTCGTCAACGCGATCGTGAAGCCGCTCGTGCAGCTGGTCTCAATCCTGTTCTACATCCTCACCCTCGGCCTGTTCTTCCTCGTGGTGAACGCGTTGATGCTGCTGCTGACCAGCTGGATCACCGGCTTCACCGACTACGGCCTCGAAGTGGACGGCTTCTGGACCGCGGTGCTCGCCGGCCTCATCATCACCGTCATCTCGGTGATCCTGACCGTGATCTTGCCGGACGGGAAGAAGAAGGATCGCGACCGCCGCTGA
- a CDS encoding sugar-binding transcriptional regulator, producing MPSRYGPPIDVQLRQLTKVAVMYHEQGVRQAQIADALGLSQAKVSRLLKRAAQLGVVRTTVSIAPGLHTELEGELERAFGLAEAVIVDVEDDADEAEQIAAIGGAGAAYLETAFTGADRVGIASWSQTLLATVDRMRPAVNPTVSEVVQLLGGIGVPEVQTQAQRLASELARMLGGQAYYVQAPGVVADRGTRDSLLREPGLQAVMERWRELTAAVVGIGSIDPSDLLAESGNAFDASDRETLLADGAVGDICHRVFRLDGSAIEGDVDARTISIPIDDFRRIPRRIGIAGGERKIGPVRGALAGGWVTTLITDARTAEQLIA from the coding sequence ATGCCCTCACGATACGGTCCGCCGATCGACGTGCAGCTACGGCAGCTGACGAAGGTGGCGGTGATGTACCACGAGCAAGGGGTGCGGCAGGCGCAGATCGCCGACGCCCTCGGGCTCTCGCAGGCGAAGGTCTCACGGCTGCTCAAGCGCGCCGCACAGCTCGGGGTGGTGCGCACGACGGTCAGTATCGCGCCGGGGCTGCACACCGAGCTCGAGGGCGAGCTGGAGCGCGCGTTCGGCTTGGCGGAGGCGGTGATCGTGGATGTCGAGGACGACGCCGACGAGGCCGAGCAGATCGCGGCCATCGGGGGAGCGGGGGCCGCGTACCTGGAGACGGCGTTCACCGGGGCCGATCGCGTGGGCATCGCCTCGTGGAGCCAGACGCTGCTGGCGACCGTGGATCGGATGCGCCCGGCCGTGAACCCGACCGTGAGCGAAGTGGTGCAGCTGCTGGGCGGAATCGGGGTGCCGGAGGTGCAGACGCAGGCGCAGCGGCTCGCGAGCGAGCTGGCGCGGATGCTCGGCGGTCAGGCGTACTACGTGCAGGCGCCGGGGGTGGTGGCCGATCGGGGTACCCGTGACAGTCTGCTGCGCGAGCCCGGTCTGCAGGCGGTGATGGAACGCTGGCGCGAGCTGACGGCTGCGGTGGTGGGGATCGGCAGCATCGACCCGAGCGACCTGCTGGCCGAGAGCGGGAATGCCTTCGATGCCTCGGATCGGGAGACGCTGCTCGCCGACGGGGCAGTGGGCGACATCTGCCACCGGGTGTTCCGCCTGGACGGGTCGGCGATCGAGGGGGATGTGGACGCGCGCACCATCTCGATACCGATCGATGATTTCCGACGGATCCCGCGCAGGATCGGCATTGCTGGTGGTGAACGGAAGATCGGCCCCGTGCGGGGGGCGCTCGCGGGGGGATGGGTGACGACGTTGATCACCGATGCGAGGACGGCAGAACAGTTGATCGCCTAG
- a CDS encoding phosphogluconate dehydrogenase C-terminal domain-containing protein — MSENTYTIAVIGAGGKMGMRVSNNLVHTDHAVKYVENSEAGRQRTIDAGRELTDAATAVADADIVVLAVPDLALASVTAELVPQMRAGAVVLTLDPAAAYAGLLATREDVIQAVAHPCHPSVFLQRKTPEEWADTFGGIAAPQDAIAAVESDDDAVKALVETTVRAIYAPVIDVHWVSVKQLAQLEPTLVETVACMIGELLNEALQEAVNTMGVPEAAARSILYGHTQVALANGLRGDNPFSDACLIAMDYGRESIIKEDWKKIFRDDELDKNLARMLHLDAIER; from the coding sequence ATGAGTGAGAACACGTACACGATCGCCGTCATCGGCGCCGGCGGGAAGATGGGGATGCGCGTCTCCAACAATTTGGTCCACACGGATCATGCTGTGAAGTACGTCGAGAACTCTGAAGCCGGCCGCCAGCGCACGATCGACGCCGGCCGCGAGCTGACCGACGCCGCCACCGCCGTAGCCGACGCCGACATCGTCGTCCTGGCGGTGCCGGACCTCGCGCTCGCCTCGGTCACCGCCGAGCTGGTGCCGCAGATGCGCGCCGGCGCCGTGGTGCTCACCCTCGACCCGGCCGCCGCCTACGCCGGATTGCTCGCCACCCGCGAGGATGTCATCCAGGCGGTCGCCCACCCGTGCCACCCGTCGGTCTTCCTGCAGCGCAAGACCCCCGAGGAGTGGGCCGACACCTTCGGCGGCATCGCCGCCCCGCAGGATGCCATTGCCGCCGTCGAGTCCGACGACGACGCCGTCAAGGCGCTCGTGGAGACCACGGTCCGCGCCATCTACGCCCCCGTGATCGACGTGCACTGGGTGAGCGTCAAGCAGCTTGCCCAGCTCGAGCCGACCCTGGTGGAGACCGTGGCCTGCATGATTGGTGAGCTGCTGAACGAGGCACTGCAGGAGGCGGTGAACACCATGGGCGTGCCCGAGGCCGCCGCGCGCAGCATCCTCTACGGCCACACCCAGGTGGCGCTCGCGAACGGTCTGCGCGGGGACAACCCGTTCAGTGACGCGTGCCTGATCGCCATGGACTACGGGCGCGAGTCGATCATCAAGGAGGACTGGAAGAAGATCTTCCGCGACGACGAACTCGACAAGAACCTCGCCCGCATGCTGCACCTCGACGCCATCGAGCGCTGA
- a CDS encoding FadR/GntR family transcriptional regulator yields the protein MPASDRSAEITASLGSLPGTTPVSEVARRLLDLFTGGSFEPGTRLPAERQLAATLGVGRSAVREALAALEILGIVQVRPGSGTYLRGTASTLLPRTLRWGLLIGSRSTAELLELRSGLETQVAQLAAIRASEDDLKELRAALDHMRESTGDLAVFARADHDFHDSLATASKNETIVDLLHVVRSLLQVYADRAVHDEASALQALDEHRAVLEAITAQDGGAAAAAMAAHMATANRRLGESSDA from the coding sequence ATGCCAGCCAGCGACCGTTCCGCCGAGATCACGGCGTCCCTGGGCTCGCTGCCGGGCACTACACCGGTCTCGGAGGTGGCGCGCCGGTTGCTGGACCTCTTCACCGGCGGCTCGTTCGAGCCCGGCACCCGCCTGCCCGCCGAACGCCAGCTCGCCGCGACCCTGGGGGTGGGGCGGTCTGCGGTGCGGGAAGCCCTCGCGGCCCTGGAGATCCTCGGCATCGTGCAGGTCCGGCCCGGCTCGGGCACCTACCTGCGCGGGACCGCCAGCACGCTCCTGCCCCGGACGTTGCGGTGGGGCTTGCTGATCGGTTCGCGAAGCACCGCGGAGTTGCTGGAGCTGCGCTCCGGGCTGGAGACGCAGGTGGCTCAGCTGGCCGCCATTCGCGCGAGCGAGGACGATCTGAAGGAACTACGAGCCGCACTCGATCACATGCGTGAGAGCACCGGGGATCTGGCGGTCTTCGCGCGCGCCGACCACGACTTCCACGACAGCCTCGCGACCGCCTCGAAGAACGAGACCATCGTCGATCTGCTGCACGTGGTGCGATCGCTGCTGCAGGTCTATGCCGATCGCGCCGTGCACGACGAGGCGTCAGCACTCCAGGCACTCGACGAGCATCGCGCGGTCCTGGAGGCGATCACGGCACAGGACGGCGGCGCTGCGGCTGCGGCGATGGCGGCACACATGGCAACGGCGAATCGCCGGTTGGGTGAGTCCTCCGACGCGTGA
- a CDS encoding LacI family DNA-binding transcriptional regulator, whose product MSRVGIRDVAAHAGVGIGTVSNYLNHPERVSPETAGRIAAAIDTLGFVPSQAGRQLRSGTSRVIGYLAPDISNPYFTEIAESVEQGASTRNISVFFADSHRSRSREDAYLSVFEEHRVLGLLVSSHEPIEDRLAQVRRRGTPSVLVGQQAHHPEQPSISVDDVSGGRQAAAHLIDIGRRSLAFVGGPLTIAQVAARLTGASAAVNGSGAGLEIIDTADRTVHSGQEVGRALLERTPERRPDAVLAVNDLVALGLMQALVHGGVRVPEDVAIVGYDDNEFAEASLIPLTSVRSRHEEFGPTMIDLLFEAIAGEFSGQVHRTFEPALVVRASTSGG is encoded by the coding sequence GTGAGCAGGGTCGGCATCCGCGATGTCGCCGCCCACGCCGGTGTCGGGATCGGGACAGTCTCGAACTACCTCAACCACCCCGAACGCGTCTCCCCCGAGACCGCGGGCCGCATCGCCGCCGCCATCGACACCCTCGGTTTCGTGCCCAGCCAGGCCGGCCGGCAACTGCGTTCGGGCACCAGCCGCGTGATCGGCTACCTCGCCCCCGACATCTCCAACCCGTACTTCACCGAGATCGCCGAGAGCGTCGAACAGGGCGCCTCCACGCGCAACATCTCCGTGTTCTTCGCCGACTCCCACCGCAGCCGCTCCCGGGAGGACGCCTACCTCTCCGTCTTCGAAGAGCACCGCGTGCTCGGCCTGCTCGTGTCCTCACACGAGCCGATCGAAGACCGGTTGGCACAGGTGCGCAGGCGAGGGACGCCGTCGGTTCTCGTGGGCCAGCAGGCCCACCACCCGGAGCAGCCCTCGATTTCCGTGGACGACGTTTCCGGCGGCCGGCAGGCGGCCGCCCACCTGATCGATATCGGACGGCGGAGCCTCGCCTTCGTCGGTGGCCCCCTGACCATCGCCCAGGTCGCCGCCCGCCTCACCGGGGCGAGCGCCGCCGTCAACGGGAGCGGAGCCGGCCTGGAAATCATCGACACCGCCGACCGCACCGTCCACAGCGGGCAGGAGGTGGGCCGTGCGCTCCTGGAACGCACCCCCGAGCGGCGACCGGACGCCGTCCTGGCCGTGAACGACCTCGTCGCACTGGGTCTGATGCAGGCGCTGGTGCACGGCGGCGTGCGGGTGCCCGAGGACGTCGCGATCGTCGGCTACGACGACAACGAGTTCGCCGAGGCCTCCCTCATCCCGCTCACCAGCGTGCGCAGCCGGCACGAGGAGTTCGGGCCGACCATGATCGACCTGCTGTTCGAGGCAATCGCTGGGGAGTTCTCCGGGCAGGTGCACCGCACGTTCGAGCCGGCGCTGGTGGTGCGGGCGAGCACGAGTGGAGGCTGA
- a CDS encoding low molecular weight protein-tyrosine-phosphatase — protein MGYRISVVCTGNICRSPMGEAILRSAFEEMGLGDQVDVVSAGTGAWHLGNDADHRTHAVLTRHGHTLSGHTATQFSASDFAELDLVLALDRGHERALRRLAPDAGAAAKIRLLRSFDSSAPPGAEVADPYYGDPEDFETVYTQVSSAVDGLVAHVRDALEAPV, from the coding sequence ATGGGATATCGGATCAGCGTGGTGTGCACCGGCAACATCTGCCGCTCCCCGATGGGCGAAGCAATCCTGCGATCAGCATTCGAGGAGATGGGCCTCGGCGACCAGGTCGACGTGGTCTCAGCCGGGACGGGCGCCTGGCACCTGGGCAACGACGCCGACCACCGCACGCACGCCGTCCTCACCCGCCATGGCCACACCCTCAGCGGGCACACGGCCACCCAGTTCTCCGCCTCCGACTTTGCTGAGCTGGACCTCGTACTCGCCCTCGACCGCGGCCACGAACGGGCCCTGCGCCGGCTCGCCCCCGATGCCGGCGCCGCCGCGAAGATCCGCCTGCTGCGCAGCTTCGACTCCAGCGCCCCACCCGGTGCCGAGGTCGCCGACCCCTACTACGGCGACCCAGAGGACTTCGAGACCGTCTATACGCAGGTGAGCTCCGCCGTCGACGGGCTCGTGGCGCACGTGCGGGACGCGCTCGAGGCACCGGTCTGA